Sequence from the Candidatus Cloacimonadaceae bacterium genome:
GAAACTCGCGACAAAGCTCGATGCTCTGGGTGTTCACTCCGGAAAAGACGCGCCAGAAATCTCGGATTGAAGCCACATACTTGGCGCCCGGCATCACTCTTTCATAGGAGTGGGCGACGAGGGGAGGATTCTTCGCGATATCGATGCCGCGTTTGACGAATTCTTCCTCGAGGATGGGCTTGACGACCTTTTCGCAGGTTCCGGGAGGGACAGTGGTTTCCACAAGCACCATGCAATGGGGTTGGATGTTTTGCCCCAAAGTGCGGATGCCTTCGCGGAAAGCGGTGATATCGCAATAGCCTTTTTCAGCTTCACCGAAGGCGGGCTTGGTGGCATCGAGCTGGATGTCCACGACCACGATGTCCACGAGGCTATAAACATAGTCCTCGCTGGTGGCGCGAAAGTTTTTCTTTTCCACCACGGTGCGGTGAAAGATCTGGGGAACTTCCGGATCGGAAGAACTCACCGGCGGAATGCCGGAATTGATGACGGGAACTTTCCAGAAAGAGCGCTTTGAGGCTCTTTGGTGTCCGTGAACATAATAAATGGGATTGCCGTCCCTGTCGGTGGCGTCGGCAACGACGGATGCCATCACGCAGCCTACGAAACCGAGACCCTGCACTGCCACGATCTGGCGTCTCAGCTTGCGCTGTTCCACCGTAATTTGTTTCAAAACCTCACATTCTCTTGCGCTTTCTTCCTCCGTGGGCATCCTGTATTCTCTTCCATCGGGAGCGATCGAAACTTTTAGCATAAACCAGTTTCTCCTTATATGTTTTTGTAATTTGCCTTCAAAAATAGCAGAGGGGAGATATGTCAAGAATATTCTGCTTCCCTTAGTGAAAATCCGTATAGAGTAACTGGCTCACCGCTTGGAAATAGAGGTCTCCGGTATAGATGAAACATTGGTTGAGCAGAATCTGATGCAAAGCGTGGTAAAGGGGGTCTGGAAACCGGAACTTGAGGCAGTAATAGCTTTTGCCGGCGGGATTGCGATAAAGCAGGATATTGTCCCGCACGGTGGTCATTTGTTTGCTGAAGAAACGCGCTGCTTTCTTGTTGCCAAAGACCCACCAATAGTCATAGAGTCCGAAGGAACCGATGATCGAACCGTTCAGCACAAATCTTTGCGTGGGATGGGGATATTCGTCCACCCAATAATAGCCATCCGCCACGCCCAGTGTATCGCCTTTGGAAATATAGACGCAGGGAATGGGGCTGTCCAGATCCCTGAGCGTGGCTAAGGTGGAATCCGCCAGTTCGCGGTAGCGGGTTTCTCCCGTGAGATAATACATCCGGGAAAACAATGAGAGCAGGATTCCCTGCGCCATGCCGGAATACCAGGGAGCGATGTAGGTAATATTTGTCATCCCGGCTGGGTAGTCGAACTCATAAGGAAAAAGAATCTTGTCTTCAAGCCTTGTGGCGCGCTGGCTGAGAGCCTCGATCGATGCCCGCACATAGTTCAGATAGCGTTGGTCGTTGGTGTTGTTAAAGTCGCTCAAAGCTTGTTGACAACGTTGTCCGATCATCACCGGATGATAGTAATCTTGTCCTTGAAAGGCAAAGAGTGAGACCCCGTTTTCATCGACCGGAGCCCAATGCATGTTATTGTAAAGCGCTGTCCGGTTTTGG
This genomic interval carries:
- a CDS encoding D-glucuronyl C5-epimerase family protein, whose amino-acid sequence is MLKLTIALMIVVSMMLVACNRNTAPTIESTIIDHNYSLVRMEYRQLYQNRTALYNNMHWAPVDENGVSLFAFQGQDYYHPVMIGQRCQQALSDFNNTNDQRYLNYVRASIEALSQRATRLEDKILFPYEFDYPAGMTNITYIAPWYSGMAQGILLSLFSRMYYLTGETRYRELADSTLATLRDLDSPIPCVYISKGDTLGVADGYYWVDEYPHPTQRFVLNGSIIGSFGLYDYWWVFGNKKAARFFSKQMTTVRDNILLYRNPAGKSYYCLKFRFPDPLYHALHQILLNQCFIYTGDLYFQAVSQLLYTDFH